TTCAGTAAATCCAAAGATAAAAGTTGATAATGCTTGATTTTCTCCATTTGCTAATTTAGATAGTAATCCAATCGTATTTTGAATTGGTTCCCAAACAAACGGAAACCCTAAACCTATTAGAAAAGCAAAAAGTGCTGTAATAATTGGCACAAATCTTTTCCTGAAAAAATCCTAAAAAATCAGGTAGTTTTATATTGAAAAATTTATTATACATTGTTGCAGCTAATACTCCAGATATAAGTCCACTAAATATACCACTTTGTAAAGTTGGAATCCCCATAACACTAGCATAAGCTCCACCTTGAGAAGCCATTTCCGGAGTTACACCTGCAACAATTCCAGCAGTTGAATTTATTATTAATATAGCTACAATTGAAGCTAGTGCTGCTATTCCAGACTCTCCGGCTAATCCTACAGCTGCTCCAACAGCAAATAATAATGGTAGATTATCAAATAATATTCCACCGGCATTAGTCATTAACGGAAGATTTAATCGATCGCCAAAAGCCAATAGTATCCCAGCAGCTGGTAAAATAGAGATGGGTAGCATCAATGCTTTTCCTATCTTTTGTAAATTAGAAAATATTTTCATTTCATTTTCCTCCCTTTTATTAAACAATAAGTTTTTTTAAAATACACTTTACATTCACAATAGTATATAATTTATATATTTTTGTCAAGTTTTTTCGAAATTAAATGAGCCATATATTGACAATATTTTAAAATAATAGTATTGTAATACTATATAATACAATATTTATTAATCTTTGGAGGTTTATGAAAAGTAACAATAATATCAATAAACTTAAAATTATTAAAATGTTTTTAGAAAATAAAAAAACTTTAAAAGAAATATCATATGAAGAGAATATTCCATATAGTACTTTAAAAAGATGGATAAAAAAATTTAGAGATGATGGAACAGAAGCGCTAAATTTAAAAGAACGAAGTGATAAAAATTCCTTCCGAAAAGTCGACAATACTTTACTTGTAACTATTAGGAATTTTTACTTAGAAAATAAAAATAATTCTTTACAAACAATTTATAATGACCTAAAAAATAATTTTAACTCTAATATAAGCTTTAATACATTTTATACAAATGTTAAATTTAGATGAATATTTAAAAAACAAATCTAGTACTGAAATTAATAAAAATATAAAAAATGGGGATGTGTATATTTTAAAATCCTTTATATCTTATAATTTCATTGAAATTAACAATACAAAAAAATTACCTATTATTTTTCTAATTTTCAATGCTTCTGATTTAGATATAATTGATTTTCATATTGAATTTTCACTTACTAATTCCCAAAATATATTAGCTTTTTTAAGAGAAAGTATTATTCTAGGACTTCTTAAATACAACGTAACTTATTTACCAAAAGAAATTTTAAATGACTCTAGTTTTAAACTATCTAATAATATAAAAAAACAAATTAATGATTCTTTATCTTTAAAAATTCATGATTTTACCCATGAAAATAAAGAAATTGAGAGATTTATAAATTTTTTGAATAGTGACATTGAAAAAAATTTAAAGAATAATATTACATATGAAAATCTCTATGATTTTTTGAGTAACTATTTAAAGGTTAATAAAAATTTGCCTACATTTATAGAAACTGAAGATAATAATTTATTAATGCTTCTCTTCAAATTAAATATTTTTCTCCCAAGAATAAAAAGAAAAATACATTCGTATGGTATTCAAATACATAATACTATTTTTAATGATATAACTTATTTAAAAAGATATTTAGGAGAAGTTGCTGAAATTATATATAATCCTTTAAATTTAGATTTTATCTTAGCTTTTAAGAAAAATTATCTAATTGGAAAAATTAAAAATGATAATCTAAAATAAATTTTATAAAATAAAAAAATTTTATATACTTGAGAATAGAGATTGAAAATAACTGATTAGTGGTTAGGGTGAAAATATTATTATTTAGATGAAACCTCTTTAGAAACAGTTGATTTCAATAAACTTGATTCAAAACTAGCTAGTATTTTGAGAGATGAAGATAAACTTAAAAAATTAATTGAATCTATTGTATTGAGTATAAAAAACGATTTGGGTAAATTAAAAGAAAATGGAGTAATTTAAAAAGGAGTAATTTATGAACTTAAAAGATTTACAACAAAAATATTGGAGTGCTTTTATAAAAGTAGCTTTAATAAAAAGAAAATTATCTTCAGATCAATATAGATTAATTAAAACAGCAGGTATAGATGTTGCTATTTGTAAAGATTATCACTTATATATTTCTATAGATAGTAGAAAGAAAACTTTAACTGTAAAGGTTTATATTGATAGTAATAAAGAGTATTATAAACTTTTTGAAAGTAAAAAATTAGAAATAGAAGGTCAAATTGGCTCTAAATTAGAATGGAGAAATTTAGAAGACAACAAATCAAGTATGATTATGAAAAGTGTGGAATTTGATATATATAATGAAGAATCATGGGGAGCTTCAATAGATTACTTGTTAGCAGAAATTCCTAAGTATATAGATGTTTTTAAAAATATGAGTATAGCATCTAAAGAAATATGTGAGTCCTAGCTACCAAGGTAGGCTACTATAAACAACGGACTGGCTAAGGCGAGCTGCTTTTTTAATCTAGTAGTAAATTTTATAAAGATAAATAAGCAAATGTAAGAATTTGATTTTCTATGTAAAATAGTATATAATAAAATTATTAAATTTTTTAAGGAGAGATTGAGATGGATAAAAAAATCTTAGATAATATATATAAAATATGTCAAGAAGCCTCTATGACCAATGATGAATTCTTTTATCTTTTAGAAAACTCTAAATCGGAAGAAGAGAAAGAGTTTTATGTTAATATGAAAAATTTCTTTTTACAAAAAGGAATGGAAAAAGTAATTAACCAAAACAAGTTTTAAGGAGATACATATGCTAAAACCGACATATACTATCTTTGCTGGAGTTAATGGAGCTGGTAAATCCAGTTTATATAATAATCTTATTTTAACGACAGAAAAAGATTTCTTAGGTAAAAGAATCAATACTGACGAAATTGTTAAAGAGATTGGGGATTGGAAAAGAGATACAGATCAAATGAAAGCAGGAAGAATTGCCTTAGCTAAAATTAAAGAGTTTTTTGAGAATAAAATTACTTTTAACCAAGAAACAACTCTTTGTGGAAATTCAATTTTAAGAACAATAAAAAAAGCTAAAGAGTTAGGATATAATATTGATTTACATTTTGTAAGTGTTAATTCATCAGATATTGCTAAAGAGAGAGTTCATCAAAGAGTTTTGAAAGGTGGACATGGAATTCCCGAGGAATCTATAGAGAGAAGATTTTATGAATCTAGAGAAAATCTTGCAAAAATAAGTGAATATTGTGATAAAATAACTATTTATGATAATACAGATGTTTTAATCACAAAAGTTTATATAAAAAATAATAATATATTATATAAAGATTCAAATCTACCAATTTGGTTAGATGAATTTGTAAAAAAATTAGGAAAATAAATAGTAATTTTTTACTCAAGAAACTCTGCTTACTGCGAGAGCCAATATTCGGCGAGTAGATCCAGCGATGAGGCACATATCTTCAGTGAGGGATAGGGATGTCAGTCGCTGGCTTTTTTCTTTCATAAAAAATGTGTGGGCTTGGGGGAGTGGCCAAGAAGACTAAAGTTAGTAGGATAGAGATGAAGAGTTTTTCCTGGAGAAAATTTAAATTAGGTTTAGATATTGGAATTGCATCAGTAGGATGGGCAAAAGTATCTGGGAATGAAAATATAATAGATACGGTGTAAGATTGGGACTATACCAAATTTAGTGTAAATTGACTTCTTAGCTATCAAATTTTAAATGTCCAAATAGGCTATCTTAGATTAATTACTCCAAGGTACTTCTTGCTAAGATAGCTTTTTTTATTTCAAATATTTTTCTAAACATTTTCCGTACTCTATTTGATAACATTCTTAGGATTCCTTCTCAACCTCTGACTTT
This DNA window, taken from Cetobacterium sp. NK01, encodes the following:
- a CDS encoding helix-turn-helix domain-containing protein, producing MKSNNNINKLKIIKMFLENKKTLKEISYEENIPYSTLKRWIKKFRDDGTEALNLKERSDKNSFRKVDNTLLVTIRNFYLENKNNSLQTIYNDLKNNFNSNISFNTFYTNVKFR
- a CDS encoding Mu transposase C-terminal domain-containing protein; amino-acid sequence: MLNLDEYLKNKSSTEINKNIKNGDVYILKSFISYNFIEINNTKKLPIIFLIFNASDLDIIDFHIEFSLTNSQNILAFLRESIILGLLKYNVTYLPKEILNDSSFKLSNNIKKQINDSLSLKIHDFTHENKEIERFINFLNSDIEKNLKNNITYENLYDFLSNYLKVNKNLPTFIETEDNNLLMLLFKLNIFLPRIKRKIHSYGIQIHNTIFNDITYLKRYLGEVAEIIYNPLNLDFILAFKKNYLIGKIKNDNLK
- a CDS encoding DUF4268 domain-containing protein; the protein is MNLKDLQQKYWSAFIKVALIKRKLSSDQYRLIKTAGIDVAICKDYHLYISIDSRKKTLTVKVYIDSNKEYYKLFESKKLEIEGQIGSKLEWRNLEDNKSSMIMKSVEFDIYNEESWGASIDYLLAEIPKYIDVFKNMSIASKEICES
- a CDS encoding zeta toxin family protein, whose protein sequence is MLKPTYTIFAGVNGAGKSSLYNNLILTTEKDFLGKRINTDEIVKEIGDWKRDTDQMKAGRIALAKIKEFFENKITFNQETTLCGNSILRTIKKAKELGYNIDLHFVSVNSSDIAKERVHQRVLKGGHGIPEESIERRFYESRENLAKISEYCDKITIYDNTDVLITKVYIKNNNILYKDSNLPIWLDEFVKKLGK